The nucleotide window CTCAAGCCGTTTCAAATCTATGAGTTCCTCAATAAAACCAACAGCAAGCAGTTTATGAACTCTTTGATTTTGTTTTTGCGACATATCGGCCATCAGGGATTGATCCTGCTCATGGATGAGATGGAAACTGTTGTGGCACAAAGTGCTTCCATTCGTAATGCAGCTTATGAAAATGTTCGCTTGCTGATTGATAACAGTGAGTCTTCACAATATCTTCACATCTTTTTTTCCATTATTCCCGATGTGTTGATGTCGGAAAAAGGGTTTAAGTCTTATGATGCATTGTGGAGCCGTATCCGATCCATTGGTGAATCAGCAAAATTAAATTACAGGGGTGTGCTGGTGGATATCCATCAAACCCCGCTTAAGAACGAAGAGCTGGTTGAGCTTGGGGGGTGCCTGCGAACTTTGCATGGAATTTCCTACCGCTGGGAACCAAAGGAGATGGTAACTGATGAGCTGATGGAGCAGATCTGTTCCAACCAGAAGCGAATGGGGGTGATCAGCGAGGTTCGTTTGTTTATTAAACATTTGATTCACATCCTTGATATGGCTGAACAGGGACAGTCTCCTCAGGATTTGGATATGGACCGGGAGATGGTGGAAACCAGACGGAAAACGGAGGCTGAAAAAATTGAGCAAAAGCAGCCTTCCTGGGATAATTGACCAAAACCATAACCCAAAATCCAATACAAGAACCCAAAACCTAAAACCCAAACAGGACACACAAGAATGGATGATCTGGATTTTCAGGATCAGTTGAACACTTTGGATAATTTTGAACTTCGCAGGGCAGTGGAGCGGTTGCGTGAAGGTTTGTTTGATCCTCTGGGTGTGCGCTTGCTCACAACTGGTGAGGCACAACTTACCACTGCCTTTGATAAAGGCGTTAAAGCCATTGACAGTGACAAATTCTCCCATCTGTGTGTTTGCGGTGCATATGGACAAGGCAAATCCCACAGCCTCAATTATATTAAACAGCGGGCTTTGGATCAGAATTTTGTGGTCAGTTATGTGAATCTTGATCCAAGACAGGTGCCGTTTCATGATTTTAAGAGTGTTTACCGGGCATTGATGGGGGCCATGGAATTTCCCGAACCAGAAAAATCCTTTGTTTCTGTATGGAAAACCCGTGTTGCTCAATGGCTGGCCTTGCCGGAAAACAGCAAAAAAACTTTGTCAGATCTTATTCCACAGGAGATCCCCCACCGTTTCAGAGCAATTTTAGCTGCTATGGCCCGGAAAAATATGTCCTTGTCCTCCAAAAAAAGAAAATTTAAAAAACATGCTCGATTCAAACCAAGGGAATTTTCCTGGATACTGAAAAACGCCCTTATGGGAAAAAATATCCCTGCCTGGCGGTTGCGGTCTGTTTTTTATTATCGTGAGGTATCGTTTTATAAGGAGCATTCTTTGGTATGCAGTGAACAAGAACATTATCTGGCAATGGTTCAAGGCATGGCAAATTTGTTTCAAAAAATCGGGTTCAAGGGATGGGTGGTGTTGTTTGACGAAGGCGAATCCATTGTACAAACCCGTATTACCTGCCGCAGTAAAAGTTATGCGTTTCTTGATGAAATTTTTTATCCTGAATCAACCGCCTTGGGATTGTATCCTGTTTTTGCCTTTACCCCTGAATTTTTCACCCATATTGCAAACGAAGACTATGACCAGGTTAAAATCAAAAAAAATGCCGGCAATGAAATCTCTTTATCCCCTGAGGTTCCCTATTTTAAACAGAACTACGGCAGGGCCTGGGAAAAAATAAATATTCACACTTTGCAGGACTTGTCACCAAAAGAGTGGGAAACGCTGATTCATAAACTGATCTTAGTCCACGCAGGTGCCTATGGATGGAAACCTCCTGTTGCTTTGATGCAAAGCCAAATGAACCGGGAATTATCAGGACTGAAAGGTATTGAAGCACGTTTGAAACTCAAAATTCTGGTAAATCATCTTGATTTTGAGCAGCAGAGCCAGGTGATGGCCGTTGCTTGATAAAGTTTGTTAAGGATTGTTTTTGGGGCCTCCTGCTATTTGATCTACCCTGAATAACATGAAGATTTATGAAGGGATAAAATAATAATTATCTCTTTGCCTTCTTGATGGTGAAAGCGTTTTTTAATGTCAAACCCATTGCTGTTACAGCTTCCCAATACATTTCGAGCCTTTTATGGCGGTTTTCTTCGTTTGCACAAGGCACAGCAGGAAGCTGTCGGCCCTATCCTGAAGGGCAAAGATCTTGTGCTGCAGGCTGCCACGGGTTCCGGCAAAAGCGAGGCTGTACTGGCACCCTGTCTTGAGCGGGTGATTCAGTCAGGCAGGAAAACAGCGGTTTTATATATCATTCCCACCCGTGCCCTTGCCATGGATTTGAAAAGGCGGTTTGAATCCATTATCACGGAACGCCTGGGGCTGAACCTTGCCGTTCGAACCGGTGATATCAAGCGTGCCGGCGGAAAATCCCCTGACATCATGCTCACCACCCCCGAATCCCTGGACTTGATGCTGGGCAGTGCCAATTCAGATCTTAAAGCGTTTTTATTCCGTGTGAAAATTGTGATCATTGATGAAGTTCATTCTTTGATTCACCAGTACCGGAGGCGGCATCTGGTTTATCTTTTCACCCGCCTTGAACGTAAAACAGGTCTGCCCTTACAGAAAATCGCCATGTCCGCAACCATTTCCCGTGCGGACGATGTTATTGGATTTTTCGGATTTCAAGATTCTGTACAATCGGTCATGGCCAGTGTAAAACGAAAAATAAGGGCGCGCCTGCTGCATATAAAAAAAGAAAAAACCGAGATTCCGGCATTGCTCAATGATCTGTATGATACCTGGCAGTACCGCAAAATCCTGATTTTTGTCAACAGCCGGGTTGCCTGCGACAGGCTGTTTAGCATTGTCAACAAGACAGGAAAATTTCAAGGGGTGTCGGAACTTCACTATTCCAACCTCAAGCCTTTGGAACGAA belongs to Desulfobacula toluolica Tol2 and includes:
- a CDS encoding BREX system ATP-binding domain-containing protein encodes the protein MYDGKHKFLFFTVGRQNWLTFIEDDLENYIGQGGSKVRFVNGDYGDGKTHFMSVIRHLAMEKKFAVSFVVLTREVPIHKFETVYQTIVRQLQGDFQGIGIRNMLAAWLEKLDTTTVQGKTDDARKNRMALAEEFRNIQGMDINFANALAALVNNRFDPEFFEDQEKQDADHEVLLHWFEGGKVTKRELKPFQIYEFLNKTNSKQFMNSLILFLRHIGHQGLILLMDEMETVVAQSASIRNAAYENVRLLIDNSESSQYLHIFFSIIPDVLMSEKGFKSYDALWSRIRSIGESAKLNYRGVLVDIHQTPLKNEELVELGGCLRTLHGISYRWEPKEMVTDELMEQICSNQKRMGVISEVRLFIKHLIHILDMAEQGQSPQDLDMDREMVETRRKTEAEKIEQKQPSWDN
- a CDS encoding BREX system ATP-binding domain-containing protein, with amino-acid sequence MDDLDFQDQLNTLDNFELRRAVERLREGLFDPLGVRLLTTGEAQLTTAFDKGVKAIDSDKFSHLCVCGAYGQGKSHSLNYIKQRALDQNFVVSYVNLDPRQVPFHDFKSVYRALMGAMEFPEPEKSFVSVWKTRVAQWLALPENSKKTLSDLIPQEIPHRFRAILAAMARKNMSLSSKKRKFKKHARFKPREFSWILKNALMGKNIPAWRLRSVFYYREVSFYKEHSLVCSEQEHYLAMVQGMANLFQKIGFKGWVVLFDEGESIVQTRITCRSKSYAFLDEIFYPESTALGLYPVFAFTPEFFTHIANEDYDQVKIKKNAGNEISLSPEVPYFKQNYGRAWEKINIHTLQDLSPKEWETLIHKLILVHAGAYGWKPPVALMQSQMNRELSGLKGIEARLKLKILVNHLDFEQQSQVMAVA
- a CDS encoding DEAD/DEAH box helicase — translated: MSNPLLLQLPNTFRAFYGGFLRLHKAQQEAVGPILKGKDLVLQAATGSGKSEAVLAPCLERVIQSGRKTAVLYIIPTRALAMDLKRRFESIITERLGLNLAVRTGDIKRAGGKSPDIMLTTPESLDLMLGSANSDLKAFLFRVKIVIIDEVHSLIHQYRRRHLVYLFTRLERKTGLPLQKIAMSATISRADDVIGFFGFQDSVQSVMASVKRKIRARLLHIKKEKTEIPALLNDLYDTWQYRKILIFVNSRVACDRLFSIVNKTGKFQGVSELHYSNLKPLERKKAEKRFRKRSHALCIATSTLEMGIDVGDVDAVLLYQPTGSVAAFLQRIGRSNRREQEINFWGICCGDCSGDQLVRFLALLELSGKGKIEFHSDRTLPSVLSQQVISCLYEKKGSHLRLCNLCFQISTRFCLLFSNPLKKNAG